In Sorghum bicolor cultivar BTx623 chromosome 8, Sorghum_bicolor_NCBIv3, whole genome shotgun sequence, one genomic interval encodes:
- the LOC8071498 gene encoding copper transport protein ATX1, with protein sequence MAAQTVVLKVGMSCQGCVGAVKRVLGKMEGVESFDVDIKEQKVTVKGNVTPDAVLQTVSKTGKKTEFWEAEPVTTESAAAPADATTA encoded by the exons ATGGCGGCCCAG ACTGTCGTACTCAAGGTTGGCATGTCCTGCCAAGGCTGTGTTGGAGCTGTTAAGCGGGTTCTGGGCAAGATGGAAG GTGTTGAATCTTTCGATGTAGACATCAAGGAACAGAAGGTCACAGTGAAGGGTAATGTAACACCTGATGCTGTTCTGCAAACTGTTTCCAAGACGGGCAAGAAGACTGAGTTCTGGGAGGCTGAGCCCGTGACAACTGAATCTGCAGCCGCTCCTGCTGATGCTACTACTGCCTGA
- the LOC8086106 gene encoding uncharacterized protein LOC8086106, whose protein sequence is MATSLGMDEYAELEVSMMDPTDKKPAFRGLKLYVKELDSKTLPPFLARLCSPDKPSSYSEDEILCIFETASEVHGRSIVPHIGQIVSAVVKIMASNSKPLHSAGCSKVVCTLSRYCIDPLGREEEKYEIMGSLCRPLSDSLMNTNKSISSGSALCIAALVQSNNWQFASNELVNDVCLKVSGALEEAHCQTVVHVSLVVALLKHNPLTLEPYGRSLIRSGLQILDHSTKANNSQMIMSSIQMIYLIMRSLNVRIINSEISSIIHALEHFQDGFVSDICAAAFQATETAKLLGRQEEHGAHKNVSPLGSCSGGNSRKGSNSPIDHADIRDSGSSGSPRELQSVRCFSDFNSQPPVGECTGILGTSRARRRLWSYGTDFSHGMSNDELFHTSARDYHENLGIIAQSDSADLVKSSRRRSDVLTRIGDPCPTCLTPRATNQARRRQALSTPRKQLQSLTYCSDSERDGHRLPPRSASRLMHRPDHLLFQKNFQSEERKGYCNSRQRNQLRTQTTDLLSEDLKFPTSSRRSDSARAPPCEERQCDAAAEHQKVTGMEKKETNCRRSNRLTLFICAMVFAVLLLALWKQQDPSKELYFVPT, encoded by the exons TGCAGAACTGGAGGTCTCTATGATGGATCCCACTGACAAGAAGCCTGCCTTCAGAGGCTTGAAACTGTACGTGAAAGAACTAGATTCAAAGACACTTCCTCCGTTTCTTGCTCGTTTGTGTTCTCCCGACAAGCCTTCCTCTTACTCTGAGGATGAGATCCTGTGCATTTTCGAGACTGCGTCTGAAGTTCATGGCCGCAGCATTGTGCCGCACATTGGACAGATTGTTTCAGCAGTTGTCAAGATCATGGCGTCAAATTCAAAGCCCTTGCATAGTGCTGGTTGCTCCAAGGTAGTTTGCACATTATCCCGCTACTGCATTGATCCCCTGGGTAGAGAAGAAGAGAAATATGAGATCATGGGCTCCCTTTGCCGTCCCCTATCTGATAGCTTAATGAATACTAACAAGAGCATCTCTTCTGGTTCGGCTCTTTGTATTGCTGCGCTTGTCCAGTCCAACAATTGGCAATTTGCATCTAATGAGTTGGTTAATGATGTTTGCTTGAAAGTGTCGGGCGCTCTAGAGGAGGCTCACTGCCAGACTGTTGTTCACGTAAGCTTGGTGGTTGCTCTGTTAAAACACAATCCTTTGACACTGGAGCCTTATGGACGATCATTGATAAGGTCAGGCTTGCAGATATTGGACCACAGCACTAAGGCAAACAATTCTCAGATGATTATGTCATCAATTCAGATGATATATTTGATCATGAGAAGCTTGAATGTGAGGATTATAAATTCTGAGATCAGTAGCATTATCCATGCTTTGGAGCACTTCCAAGATGGCTTTGTTTCAGATATATGCGCTGCAGCTTTCCAGGCAACCGAGACTGCTAAGTTACTTGGGAGGCAGGAGGAACATGGAGCCCACAAAAATGTCAGTCCTTTGGGAAGCTGTAGTGGTGGGAACAGCAGGAAGGGGTCAAATTCTCCAATTGATCATGCAGATATCAGAGACAGTGGATCTAGTGGATCTCCTCGTGAGTTACAATCTGTCCGTTGTTTTAGTGACTTCAATTCTCAGCCACCAGTTGGAGAATGCACTGGTATTCTTGGAACTTCGCGTGCAAGGCGGCGACTTTGGAGTTATGGAACTGACTTTTCACATGGGATGTCCAACGATGAGCTTTTCCACACTTCGGCACGTGATTATCATGAAAATCTGGGTATCATAGCACAATCTGATTCTGCTGATCTCGTCAAGTCAAGTAGGAGGCGCTCTGATGTGTTGACAAGAATTGGTGATCCATGTCCTACTTGTTTAACACCCAGAGCTACTAATCAG GCGCGCAGGCGACAAGCTTTGTCAACTCCAAGGAAGCAGCTCCAGTCTTTGACCTATTGCAGTGATTCAGAAAGAGATGGCCATCGCCTACCTCCAAGATCAGCTTCAAGGTTGATGCATCGCCCAGACCATCTTTTGTTTCAAAAGAATTTTCAAAGTGAGGAAAGGAAAGGCTACTGCAACTCGCGACAGAGGAACCAATTGCGTACACAGACCACAGACTTGCTGAGCGAAGACTTGAAGTTCCCCACCAGCAGCAGGCGTTCTGATAGTGCACGGGCTCCTCCATGTGAAGAACGCCAATGTGATGCTGCTGCTGAACATCAGAAGGTGACTGGGATGGagaaaaaagaaacaaactGTCGTCGAAGCAATCGATTAACTCTATTTATCTGTGCCATGGTCTTCGCTGTGTTGTTGCTAGCTTTGTGGAAGCAGCAGGACCCCAGTAAGGAACTGTACTTCGTGCCTACTTAG